The following nucleotide sequence is from Labeo rohita strain BAU-BD-2019 chromosome 3, IGBB_LRoh.1.0, whole genome shotgun sequence.
NNNNNNNNNNNNNNNNNNNNNNNNNNNNNNNNNNNNNNNNNNNNNNNNNNNNNNNNNaatattttgtcatattatCATGATAAATAAGACCTGTACCAGTAAGCTGTGATGAGGcttattttctaattaaaaatgcCACTAATGGCTGTGTAATAATCACACATGATTAAAATCAGTATAATAATGGCTGTAGGAGCTGATAATGAAACATATGATTGTCAATATATGGATTTCTGCAGTCGTTACTCATAACATTTGGTTAATTCAAGTTTCAGTTGTAGACAAACACAATCTgatacaacatttaaaatgcttaacacaaataaatgcacttttcacatttttattattacagtgaGCAATCATTCACAGTGTATGATGTAGAAAGCAATGATATATTTTCAAAGGGCTCACAAACTTATTTTTGCCTCTGTATATCAAAAGCATTGTCTTCTGCATTTTCATAATGCACACAATACATaccgtaaaaaataaaatatgcatgagTGATTAATATTACATCtggttttatttacattgaaaaCATCTTGATCATATATCAGGCTCCTCATCTTCATATATATTTTCGGTAGATTCTCCTGCTTAATGTGATTACATGACTGCTACTGGCATGCCCAGATTCTACTTGAGAGAATATTCTGCTCAGTTCTCCTACTCAGGACCAGCTTATAAtcagctcatgaccaactaaggaccagctcaAACCACCTGCCATGCCTCAAAAcacacctaaccagcatatgcatttttttttcaacagggagtccagaaatgtatttatatttgtcaTGGCCATGGAGGCCGCTCCTAACTCCAGGGTCTCTTGCTTCATTGTCACAACCATGAAGGCTGTTCCTAGATCAAATGTTTCCTGCCCCTTTGTCAAAGCCATGGAGGTCAGTTCTACActctatatatgaagagttcagatgcaaaagcctctaagtgcCATCTGAATTTTATTCTAAATTGAGCATTTTTCTCAGGCTCCTATATTTATGTTCAGTTATTTCACTTAAATGGCAATGAAAATAACCTATTCATTGCCATTAAAGTGAAATTACTGAAACTACACATGAGAAGCTGAGAAACATGCTCATTTCAGAAGATCATTACAGATGGCACTCAGAGGCTTTTGCATCCAAGTATGTGTAACTGCAGactggagatctccaaaatggAGCTTGAACTCGaaaagtgggcagaacctccaaaatAGAGTCTCGTCATGCAAAGGCTTTCaccattggctctggcttcagccaaTTGTTActgacatttcaaaataagcCTTTATAAATTTAACATTGTTTCTAGttgatctaaaataaaatatgctatataaataaatatgctcagtAAGAGCAGAGCCCCAACGCTCGTGGCCAGTGGTGTTTGGACTGGAGTTTGAACCTCTACTTAATGATTTAAATGGGAATCACCCACGAGCTCTCCCACAAGCCGTCCCAAAGCAGCGCAGGGGAAAGGTTTTACTCTATCAGTTTGTTTTAAGCAACAGGGGCATCTCGGGGCTCAAAATTCGCCAGGGTAGGAGGGGCTAGTAATGCTGGGTGTAACTAAAAAGGTCCCATTTTCCATTGAGGGAGTTACGGAATGGCCCAGCGATCTCATATCTCATAATCTTATTAACTGTTTGTCTACCACACTATTCAGCACCAATCCCGCCGTGCAGTCAGtttcactggttaaggttagggtaaggtgtggggtaggtttaggggttagcATTTTGTAGCATAGTATAGGAAATCAAGAATCAGCTGTGGGGCGGAGTTTGCACTGAAGtggattgggggaaaaaattaaacGTGTGTCATGTTGCTGTCTGTCAATGGGAGGACGCAAACCCCTTATTTTAGAGCTCCCACCCCATTTTGGAGTTCCCACCCCCATTTGGAAATCTCCAGGCTGCAGTTATACCCTTCtctttgcatctgaactcttcatatgttccCTCTCTTTTACTACGATGGCGGTGGTCTTTATTCTAGATGCCCATCTCTTAGCCAGCATTTTGGAGCctgtctctagcggccagtcgataaATTGCTGTTTAAGTCACTTCCTTGTTGGATTCAAGCGAGAGACCTGAAGGTTGCCGCTTACCGGTTTAGAAACGCCTCAAATACCATCCGATCGATGAACAGATCATTTGTCCATCATTCAACTAAACAAACATACGAAACACAATATGAACACTCGCAGGAAACCAAGTCGCGCTGTGtgtggtgatttttttttctgtatacaGGCGAGTCCAAACTCTGTCGTGCTGTTAATATGCctgtgctttatttatttatttatttatttatttatttatttatttatgggttTATGAGTTTTTAGTGTATCATTCTGAATGTCTTGATGTgttcgttttgttttttcttacaCAATGCAGAAGTAAACGGAAAATTGCCTATTAGAGGctgtaaatacacaaaactgacagtattatgttttaatttaagttattttgcGTCACTAATTAAGGCTTTAAGAGCTCAATTTCTACTCAAATAAGTTTGTTGTATAAGAGTTGTATATAAGTTTGTATATTTGTTGTATAATTGTACACTAAAATATAGTAATGGaatacttaaaaatgttaaattaaatgggGGGAATTTAAGTGTCTGCCATTCAGACAGGAAAATGTATGACGCTTCGCGGATGCAAATACGTgtttttgtgagtttttatttaaagttaactGTGGCTGTTACCTTATTTATTATCAGATGTATTTAAACCCGGGAtgcactgttctttagaaaaaaaacaagttatcCACACATACGACGAAGTCGATGTTCATTTATTATTGATGAAGCCCATTTTTACACAGATGTGACTTTAACTGTAGAAATGTAAGGAGGAAATAAACCATGTCCACTTAAAATTTTCTGTCAATGAAGTATACCGCCATATAAAATGAGAATCGAATATGTATGAAAAGTGTTCAAACAGCAGACTTTATTCGTAAAGTTATGTAACGGAGAAAACATCACGGAAGTGTAAAATGAACGAACGTCAATAATGGTAAAAGAAGTTTAATATTAACTTCCATAAGTTGAATAGGTTTGTTTTTTATGATCCAACGCTTGCATTTGAGATATGGCTGATTCGGCTGAATAGAGGTAAGTTCAAAGTCTGAGAGTCCACAGCTATGGTTTTGTGGCTTTATTTTGCTCTGTACTGAGGGTTTCTTCACGTTTTAGGGCCATTTCATGAGGTAGAGTTTCTTTCTGAATGTTTGGAACACTAAATAGTGCATTTATGAACTAATCaactgtttttctctctctgtttttgttttcatatacaGTGAAATGGCAGAACCCAGTATCTCATGGGCTGAGGATCAGTTCAGCTGTTCAGTGTGTTTGGATCTGCTGAAGGATCCAGTGACGATtccctgtggacacagttactgtatgAGCTGCATCTCAGACTACTGGGATCAGGATGATCAGAAGGGAATCTACACATGTCCATTATGCCAACAGACTTTCAGTTCAAGGCCAGTTGTAGGCAAAAACGTGGTGATTGCTGAAATGATGGAGAAACTAAAGGAGACGAGACTCCAATCTGCACCTGTTGCACCTCCTGTTCCTCCTCGTCGTCTTCTTCACACTGGATCTGGAGATGTTCAGTGCGACTCCTGCACTGAAATTAAACAGAAAGCAGTGAAATCGTGTCTGGAGTGTCGAATCTCTTACTGCCAAAATCATCTTGAACAGCATGAGAGTCTCTTCAGAGGTAAAGGACACAATCTGACGGATGTCACTGGACACCTGCAGGAGACTATGTGCCCTAGGCATAATAAACTGGCGCAAATTTACTGCCGTACCGACCAGCAGTGCATCTGTATGCTGTGTTTGGATGAACACAAAAATCATGACACTGTATCAACTGCAGCAGCAAGAACAGAAAAACAGGTACTGCTCCATACTGGATTTTATGAGTGACAATTAATGTTGTTTCTCTTCtcattttttatggtttataaaaTTGATTAATTGTGTTTTGAGGTGCAGTTCTGAATTCATACATTCATTAGATAATTCACTCTATACTATAGTATACACTAGTATTTGACTGGGATGATTTTTTAAAGATACTGATACTTTTTCCAGCAAGGACACAGTAAACTGattaaatgtgacagtaaagacattcataatgttacaaaagatttctatttcaaataaatgctgttcttttcaacttccTACTTATCAACgaatcttgaaaaataaaatgtaacatagttttcacacacacacacatacacacacacacacacacaaaacttaAAGCAGCACAAAagttttcaacactgaaaataatcagaatcatgtgacagtaaagacagaagtaattatgctaaaaaacatTCACTAGTACACactattacaatattacagtttttaatatgtttttagtcCAACAGATGAagccttagtgagcagaagaaacttctttacaaaaatatttatttatttgatcatatatCTGTTTTATCCAGAGACACTTTGAAGAAATGcagagaaaatgtcagaaaatcatccaacagagagagaaagatcttcAGAAGTTGAGAGAGACTGTGGAGTTTCATAAGGTGAGTTTGAAGAAGAAGACAAGTTTAACTCTCAGTTTGTGCTGAATCACTGCAGCTCACAGTGATTATGATGTGTGTCCCATAACAGCGCTCCGCACAGACAGCAATAGAGGACAGTGAGAGAATCTTCACTGAACTCATTCGCTCCATTGAGAAACGTCGCTTTGAGGTGAAGCAGctgatcagagatcaggaaaGAGCTGCAGTGAGTCGAGCTGAAGAACAGCTGGAgcgactggagcaggagatTGATGATTTAAAGAGAAAAGACGCTGAGCTGAAGCAGCTTTCAGAAACACAGGATTATGTTCAGTTCCTCCAGGTGtgtacatttattcattaagcaattatttatttagcaggtGTGGCCCTTTTAATACCTTTCAGTCTGgaatattatgtaaacatgcaATAGGCCAATAAAGATGTTAATTCCTAATTAAAGGAAAAAGGTGGGGTCTGGTGTATAGAAATACATAACACTTTATTTCTTATTGCacatctatataaatataaatactaataattctGTTCCAAATCTGACAGATTACAAGTGCATTATGGATTATATATGGCAAGTTGTACACAACGCAAGTTGTAAACCCTATAAACACTAAACCCACGGCCGATGGCTGACAGTCCTGCATTACCGTAGCGCCCTCACAGCCCAGTCTGAGGACACCCAAGACCAATATTTAATCTTGTATAAtggggcataataggtgccctttaaaatacacagtgtttttaaaggggtcctaggggacttttacaaagtcttgattttgttttgggggtgtactagaacatgctctcatgcttggttgGAAGTCATATACataggaagtcatatacacctaggatgcatggagggtgagtaaataatatgctacaatagtgttgggtcctatcgtcagcctgctgatacatgatattatcatgcttaatttatcaaattatttacatacttagtttcattgcccaaaaccaggctaaaagcagcctaatgtatttaacatgacaacaactgaataaaaacattgtaagttactaattataatgcttacatttccttaattattcaaaaagcagctatagaaaacgagcaaagaaaattaacattatcaaaaaacatcatcactgattagcctagcttagtctagtgcaagtttatgcattttaaaaaaacactcgcTTAATAaatgaagctatctacactgtgtgatgaataaatctcttaccacacactgcacatgtcTACGCTGTGTTATGCTCAGACATGCCCACTGGAGCATAgcgtggccactctagtcaatgcttgtgtttatacctgccATCCTGCGGCTTGTTGAAGCATCCCAGAAGCAGCTCTCCATGCTGCACTGCAAAAATTACCATAACCGCTCAGATTTCcataggcgggatttattttaatgatataccATGTTGTGACATCACAGCACCcggaaaacaaacactgtagtcCAAAAGAGCcgttcattgtagttcttgaaaagggatttttaaaaaactaaatatctccCTTTAGAATGGacttgagatttgtaactttttagatatttttatgcCCAACCatacacactgactaaaattcaaaaagtgcaaaagcataataggacccctttaaaacaccCACAATCTTATAAGAGCAAACACTTTAATCATATGTGgttcaaactcaaacttttcATTCACCCACACTGTAAGACAAGGTGCTAACTCACTCAGTTGGCTAGCCGCCTTATGAATTACATCaccatatacagtatatagacGGCTAACCCAAAGTCACATTTGCTGATGTTGCCTTTAAAGTCATTTCCCATTTACCACACAGGTATAACAAAgagtttgtgtttttatctttGTCTTTAGAGTCTgccgtctgtctctctctctggatCCTCAGACAGCTTCAATGTCAGTTCTCATCTGTCTTTTGATGATGTATTGAAATCAGTCTCTCGACTCAGAGACGTACTGCAGCAGTTCTCCATAGATGACATACAGCAGGTATCTAAAAGAGGTAAGTACTGATTAATGGTGTGATTTAGCACAAGACAGATTTTCCCCTTGTGTGTTTAAAATACACGGGCTGCACCAAATAAGGGATAATATGACCCAAAGGAATTTGGGTTTATTATTAGGGTCAATGTACCTCAgacagcagtgttgccaagt
It contains:
- the LOC127162752 gene encoding E3 ubiquitin/ISG15 ligase TRIM25-like; the encoded protein is MAEPSISWAEDQFSCSVCLDLLKDPVTIPCGHSYCMSCISDYWDQDDQKGIYTCPLCQQTFSSRPVVGKNVVIAEMMEKLKETRLQSAPVAPPVPPRRLLHTGSGDVQCDSCTEIKQKAVKSCLECRISYCQNHLEQHESLFRGKGHNLTDVTGHLQETMCPRHNKLAQIYCRTDQQCICMLCLDEHKNHDTVSTAAARTEKQRHFEEMQRKCQKIIQQREKDLQKLRETVEFHKRSAQTAIEDSERIFTELIRSIEKRRFEVKQLIRDQERAAVSRAEEQLERLEQEIDDLKRKDAELKQLSETQDYVQFLQSLPSVSLSGSSDSFNVSSHLSFDDVLKSVSRLRDVLQQFSIDDIQQVSKRDSHPVVFTDEGASSPPTPLPRTLLRESTSNPSPLQGMLLKLTGSTPAFNYLSPTPPPHFRKLSLTGTPSKLTGSTPNPSPPPPLARTPFKLTPPPPLPLKPRRHPLQNEFVSLNSEKNCSSSAKRRQKMSFAAAQVILTPEYQTREEFLQHFHLLTLDPNSVNNWLHLSEGNTVLTFADKYQPNPDHPDRFDCWTEAMCRESVTGCCYWEVEWSGDGSLGVDIAVTYKSISRKEEGPPSAAGRNEQSWSLFCSPDYCSFWHNNLETELSAVSSSRIGVYVDHSAGILSFYSISDTMSLIHKVQTTFTQPLYALFGLENGTTVKLCHLTN